TATTCGCACACGCAGCGCTACGAGAAGGGCGTTCCGACGACGCCGCTCACGAAGTCGCCGCTCAAGGGCAAGGAGAAGAAGCAGACCGGCACGACGGTCACCTTCCTGCCGAACCCGGACATATTCACGACCATGGAATACAGCTTCGACACCCTGTCGCAGCGCTTCCGCGAGCTCGCCTTCCTCAACAAGGGCGCGGCGATCAACTTCACCGACGAGCGCACGGGGAAACGCCACGAGTTCAACTACTCGGGCGGCATCGTCTCGTTCGTCACCTTCCTCAACGAGAACCGGGACACGCTCCACAAGAAGCCGATCTACATCCAGGACAACCGCGACGACTACGAGATCGAGATCGCGATGCAGTACAACGACTCCTACTCGGAGAAGATCTTCTGCTTCGCGAACAACATCAACACCGTCGACGGCGGCACGCACCTCGTCGGCTTCAAGGCGGCGCTGACCAGGACGCTGAACACCTACGCGACGAAGAACAACCTCTTCAGGAAGGGCCAGAAGATCACCCTGTCCGGCGACGACGTCCGCGAGGGGCTCACCGCCGTATTGAGCGTCAAGCTTCCCGACCCGCAGTTCGAGGGCCAGACGAAGGCCAAGCTCGGCAACTCCGACATCAAGGGCGTGGTCGAGAGCGTCGTGGGGCAGAAGCTCGCCGAATTCCTCGAGGAGCATCCCCCCGTGGGGCGCAAGATCATCGAGAAGGCGTCGCAGTCGGCGCGCGCCCGCGACGCGGCGCGCAAGGCGCGCGAACTCGTCAGGCGCAAGTCGGCCCTCGAGTCGAGCTCCCTGCCGGGGAAGCTGGCCGACTGCTCCCTCACCGATCCCGAGCACTGCGAGCTCTACCTCGTCGAGGGCGACTCGGCCGGCGGTTCGGCGAAGCAGGGGCGCGACCGGCGTTTCCAGGCGATACTGCCCCTCAGGGGAAAGGTGCTCAACGTCGAGAAGGCGCGGCTCGACAAGATACTCGCGAACGAGGAGATCAAGACGATCATCACCGCGCTCGGCACGGGCATCGGCGACGACTTCGACATCACGAAGGCGCGCTACCGCAAGATCGTCATCATGACCGACGCCGACGTGGACGGCGCCCATATCCGCACGCTGATCCTGACCCTCTTCTTCCGGTACATGCCCGAGCTGGTCAAGGAGGGCTGCGTCTACATCGCCCAGCCGCCACTCTACCTCGTCAGGAAGGGGAAGGCGGCGAACTACGCGTACAACGAGGAAGAGAAGGACCGCTTCGTCAAGGAGTTCGGGGGCTCGAAGGGCGTGTACCTCCAGCGGTACAAGGGCCTCGGCGAAATGAACCCCGACCAGCTCTGGATGACCACGATGGACCCGGAGCGCCGGACGATACTGAAGATCACGCTCGAGGACGCGGTCGAGGCCGACCACATGTTCACCATTCTGATGGGAGACAAGGTCGAGCCGCGCAGGAAATTCATCCAGGACAACGCCCTCGAGGTCAAGAACCTGGACATCTAGCAGAGACGAACACGCCGGGCGGCGGGCCGCGGGTGCGGCCGGCGCCGGGGCGGGACGGGACGGAGGAGGAGACACCCGATGGAGATCAACAGGCAGCGGGTGGTACCGGTCTATATCGAAGACGAGATGAAGAACAGCTACCTGAACTACTCGATGAGCGTCATCGTCTCGCGCGCATTGCCCGACGTCCGCGACGGGCTGAAACCGGTGCACCGGCGCATCCTCCTCGCGATGAACGATCTCAACCTCGCCCACAACCGGCCCTACCGGAAATCGGCGAAGCTCACCGGCGACGTGACGGGCAACTACCACCCCCACGGGACGATGGCCGTCTACGACGCCACGGTGCGTCTCGCGCAGGACTTCTCGCTCCGGTACCCGCTCGTCGACGGACAGGGCAACTTCGGGTCGATCGACGGCGACCCCGCCGCCGCGGAGCGATACACCGAGGTGCGGATGACCTCGCTCGCCGAGGAGCTCCTCCAGGACATCGACAAGGAGACGGTCGAGTTCGTGCCGAACTACGACGAGACGCGCATGCAGGCGGTCGTCCTTCCCGCGAAGGTGCCGAACCTGCTCGTGAACGGGGCGTCGGGGATCGCCGTCGGGATGGCGACCAACATACCGCCGCACAACCTCACCGAGATCATCGACGGGCTGAAGGCCCTTCTCGAAAACCCGGAGATCTCCGTCGACGAGCTGGCCCGGTTCGTCTCGGGCCCCGACTTCCCGACCGGGGGGATCATCTACGGGCGCGAGGGCATCCGCGAGGCCTACCGCACGGGGCGGGGGAAGATCACCGTCCGCGCCCGCGCGAACATCGAGACGCAGAAGAGCGGCAAAACGAGCATCATCATCACGGAGATCCCCTACCAGACGAACAAGGCGTCGATCATCGAGAAGATCGCCGCCCTCGTGCGTTCCGGGAAGATGTCGGGGATCTCGGACATCCGCGACGAATCCGACAAGGAAGGGATGCGCATCGTCATCGAGCTGAAGCGCGACTCCTATCCCAAGGTCGTCATGAACCAGCTCTTCGCGCACACGCAGCTCCAGACGACCTTCGGCGTGAACATGCTCGCCCTCGACCGCCGGATGAAGCCCGAGGTGATGAACATCAAGACGATGATGGCGGCCTTCCTAGAGCACCGCGAGGAGGTCGTCAGGAAGCGCACCGAGTACGATCTCGCGCGGGCGGAGGAACGGGCGCACATCCTCGAGGGGTACAAGATCGCCCTCGACAACATCGACGCCATCGTCGACCTGATCAAGAAGAGCGCGTCGCCGGAAGAGGCCAGGAACGGCCTCATGAGGAAATTCAAGCTCACCGAGGTCCAGGCGCAGGCGATCCTCGACCTCCGGCTCCAGCGGCTCACCGGCCTCGAGCGGAAGAAGATCGAGGACGAGTACCTCTCGCTCATCCAGAAGATCGAGTACTACCGGTCGATCCTCGACAGCCGGACGCGACTGCTCGGCGTCGTCGGCGACGAGCTCGAGGAGATCGGCGCGAAGTACGGCGACGAGCGGCGGACCGAGATCGTCGACGCCGAGGGCGAGCTCAACCTCGAGGATCTCATCGCCGAAGAGGACATGATCATCACGATCACCCACACCGGGTACATCAAGCGGATACCGACCGGGACCTACCGCCGGCAGAAGCGCGGCGGCAAGGGGATCACCGGGCTGGGCATGAAGGACGAGGATTTCGTCGAGCACATCTTCATCGCCTCGACGCATTCCTACATCCTCTTCTTCACCGACCAGGGCAAATGCTACTGGCTCAAGGTCCACGAGATCCCGCAGGGCGGGAGGCTCGCCCGCGGCAAGGCGATCGTCAACCTGCTCGAGATGAGCCGCGAGGAGAACATCTCCGCCTTCATACCGATCCCCGACTTCGGCGCCGACGCCAACCTCATGCTCGCCACGAGGAACGGGCTCGTGAAGAAGACGCACCTGTCCTCCTACGCCAACCCGCGGCGCGGCGGGATCATCGCCATCGTGCTCGGCGACGACGACCGCCTGATCACGGCGAAGCTCACCTCGGGCAACGACGACATCATCCTCGCGAAGCGGCGCGGCAAGGCCATACGGTTCAGGGAGACCGACGTCCGCCAGATGGGGCGGGCGAC
This genomic window from Candidatus Krumholzibacteriota bacterium contains:
- the gyrB gene encoding DNA topoisomerase (ATP-hydrolyzing) subunit B → MTQEYTAKGIQVLKGLEAVRKRPAMYIGSTDIHGLHHMIYEVVDNSIDEVMAGVCSTIDITINRDGSVSVTDDGRGIPVDMHPTQKKPAVEVVMTTLHAGGKFDHDSYKVSGGLHGVGVSVVNALAAWLEVDIRRDGYSHTQRYEKGVPTTPLTKSPLKGKEKKQTGTTVTFLPNPDIFTTMEYSFDTLSQRFRELAFLNKGAAINFTDERTGKRHEFNYSGGIVSFVTFLNENRDTLHKKPIYIQDNRDDYEIEIAMQYNDSYSEKIFCFANNINTVDGGTHLVGFKAALTRTLNTYATKNNLFRKGQKITLSGDDVREGLTAVLSVKLPDPQFEGQTKAKLGNSDIKGVVESVVGQKLAEFLEEHPPVGRKIIEKASQSARARDAARKARELVRRKSALESSSLPGKLADCSLTDPEHCELYLVEGDSAGGSAKQGRDRRFQAILPLRGKVLNVEKARLDKILANEEIKTIITALGTGIGDDFDITKARYRKIVIMTDADVDGAHIRTLILTLFFRYMPELVKEGCVYIAQPPLYLVRKGKAANYAYNEEEKDRFVKEFGGSKGVYLQRYKGLGEMNPDQLWMTTMDPERRTILKITLEDAVEADHMFTILMGDKVEPRRKFIQDNALEVKNLDI
- the gyrA gene encoding DNA gyrase subunit A; this encodes MEINRQRVVPVYIEDEMKNSYLNYSMSVIVSRALPDVRDGLKPVHRRILLAMNDLNLAHNRPYRKSAKLTGDVTGNYHPHGTMAVYDATVRLAQDFSLRYPLVDGQGNFGSIDGDPAAAERYTEVRMTSLAEELLQDIDKETVEFVPNYDETRMQAVVLPAKVPNLLVNGASGIAVGMATNIPPHNLTEIIDGLKALLENPEISVDELARFVSGPDFPTGGIIYGREGIREAYRTGRGKITVRARANIETQKSGKTSIIITEIPYQTNKASIIEKIAALVRSGKMSGISDIRDESDKEGMRIVIELKRDSYPKVVMNQLFAHTQLQTTFGVNMLALDRRMKPEVMNIKTMMAAFLEHREEVVRKRTEYDLARAEERAHILEGYKIALDNIDAIVDLIKKSASPEEARNGLMRKFKLTEVQAQAILDLRLQRLTGLERKKIEDEYLSLIQKIEYYRSILDSRTRLLGVVGDELEEIGAKYGDERRTEIVDAEGELNLEDLIAEEDMIITITHTGYIKRIPTGTYRRQKRGGKGITGLGMKDEDFVEHIFIASTHSYILFFTDQGKCYWLKVHEIPQGGRLARGKAIVNLLEMSREENISAFIPIPDFGADANLMLATRNGLVKKTHLSSYANPRRGGIIAIVLGDDDRLITAKLTSGNDDIILAKRRGKAIRFRETDVRQMGRATRGVKGVTLDGDDEVVAMVVVRRSTEIIVVTENGYGKRTRIGDFRNIKRGGKGVVCIPTEGRNGHLVAVKEVVTTDEVMMITHNGMIIRCPVKGISLLGRPAKGVKLINLNEGDVVVDVAMIAGEEEDAGVDGNDGAALVMADGENGDDGSETGGFDGMNAEEDGGDDEPGFDAS